A single window of Channa argus isolate prfri chromosome 12, Channa argus male v1.0, whole genome shotgun sequence DNA harbors:
- the LOC137137593 gene encoding low affinity immunoglobulin gamma Fc region receptor III-A-like: MEVPALCNRLLMGVSVLLVSQVHHIYFAQKTDTAFPRVVPDRLQFYEYDNFSILCVETDAFAKWTVRRKLIEMNTTNSVNWSTSEPWVSVEIAFKKDSGEYWCENEEGDRSNSLNITVTAGFVILESPTRPVIEGYEVILHCRNKKTQSQHIADFYKDGSFLGTQYNNSLMIPNVSKSDEGRYKCSISGAGESPESWLTVVKGSEDDPPDIHSPDRFPLLLILVITFVVPLLLLLLVLALYLCTKHRESGVENEHMIYATVENPRRIEEPNVSRAATGSPLSDESVIYSLVTF; this comes from the exons ATGGAGGTTCCAGCTCTCTGCAACAGACTTT TGATGGGTGTTTCCGTCCTGCTGGTTTCACAAGTCCACCACATTTACTTTGCTCAGAAAACCG aTACAGCTTTTCCTCGTGTTGTTCCAGACAGACTTCAGTTCTATGAATATGACAATTTCTCTATACTGTGTGTGGAGACTGACGCCTTTGCTAAATGGACAGTGAGGAGAAAGCTCATTGAAATGAATACAACAAATTCTGTTAACTGGAGCACATCAGAACCATGGGTCTCCGTTGAAATTGCCTTTAAAAAGGACAGTGGAGAATACTGGTGTGAAAATGAAGAAGGAGACAGAAGTAATTCTCTCAACATTACTGTCACGG CTGGGTTTGTGATCCTGGAGAGTCCTACTCGTCCTGTTATAGAGGGATATGAGGTCATTCTTCACTGCAGAAACAAGAAAACGCAGTCACAGCACATTGCTGATTTCTACAAAGATGGTTCTTTTCTCGGGACGCAGTACAACAACAGCCTGATGATCCCAAATGTttccaagtctgatgaaggacGCTATAAGTGCAGCATCTCTGGGGCTGGAGAGTCACCGGAGAGCTGGCTGACTGTGGTAAAAGGAAGTGAAGATGATCCACCCGACATTCACTCCCCTGATCGCTTCCCTCTGCTGCTGATCTTGGTCATTACTTTTGTTGTCCctctactgctgctgctactggtGCTGGCACTGTACCTCTGTACAAAACATAGAG AGTCAGGTGTTGAAAATGAACATATGATATACGCTACTGTCGAAAACCCAAGGAGGATAGAAG AGCCAAATGTGTCCAGAGCAGCCACTGGTTCACCTTTATCAGACGAGAGTGTCATCTATTCACTGGTCACTTTTTAG